One part of the Georgfuchsia toluolica genome encodes these proteins:
- a CDS encoding DNA polymerase Y family protein: MSLRILYVDFNSYFASVEQQLRPALRGKPLGVLPVMTESTCCIAASYEAKAFGIKTGTLVREARKRCPDMVFVEARPSLYVQKHHELVAAVESCTPVGKVLSIDEMACPLMGSERQRDKALALAAHIKRTIAATVGEHLRCSIGIAPNTMLAKIASNMKKPDGCTVIESGDLPDALYPLELRAIPGIGRAMEQRLARRRITTMRQLCALNADQLQTAWGSIEGSRLHARLRGEETATTEHARASIGHSHVMPPELRTQQGAHSVLHRLLQKAAMRLRSYALIAGAMHAYVKYENRTSWHDDIRFDPSSDTLQLLAAFEQLWARQPRGKAAPMAVGVSLGSLREQTQQSRSLFDEAGQTSHDRLNVVLDAVNLRYGRNSLYFGGAHQALFAAPMRIAFQHIPDMEVEAD, from the coding sequence ATGTCTTTGCGCATTCTTTACGTCGATTTCAATTCTTACTTCGCTTCGGTCGAGCAGCAGCTACGGCCTGCGCTACGCGGAAAGCCGCTCGGCGTATTGCCGGTAATGACCGAGAGCACCTGCTGCATCGCCGCCAGCTACGAAGCCAAGGCGTTCGGCATCAAGACCGGCACCCTGGTGCGCGAGGCAAGGAAACGCTGTCCCGATATGGTGTTCGTCGAGGCGCGTCCATCGCTTTATGTGCAAAAGCATCACGAACTGGTGGCGGCGGTCGAATCCTGCACGCCGGTTGGCAAGGTGCTGTCCATTGACGAAATGGCTTGCCCGCTGATGGGCAGCGAACGGCAGCGCGACAAGGCGCTGGCGCTGGCGGCGCACATCAAGCGCACCATCGCCGCCACAGTCGGCGAGCATCTGCGCTGCTCGATCGGCATCGCGCCCAACACCATGCTGGCCAAGATCGCTTCCAACATGAAGAAGCCGGATGGCTGCACGGTGATCGAATCCGGCGATCTGCCCGATGCGCTCTACCCGCTCGAACTGCGCGCCATTCCCGGCATCGGCCGCGCCATGGAGCAACGCCTCGCGCGCCGGCGCATCACCACGATGCGACAGCTATGCGCGCTCAACGCCGACCAGTTGCAGACCGCCTGGGGCAGCATCGAAGGCAGCCGCCTCCACGCCAGGCTGCGCGGGGAAGAAACCGCAACGACCGAGCATGCGCGCGCCAGCATCGGTCATTCTCATGTCATGCCACCCGAGTTGCGCACGCAACAAGGCGCGCATTCGGTGCTGCATCGCCTGCTGCAAAAAGCCGCCATGCGCCTGCGCAGCTATGCCTTGATTGCCGGCGCCATGCATGCCTATGTCAAATATGAAAACCGCACATCGTGGCACGACGATATCCGCTTCGATCCGAGCAGCGATACGCTGCAACTGCTGGCGGCGTTTGAACAACTCTGGGCGCGGCAGCCACGCGGCAAGGCGGCGCCGATGGCGGTGGGCGTTTCGCTCGGCAGCCTCAGGGAACAGACGCAGCAATCGCGCAGCCTGTTCGACGAAGCGGGCCAAACCAGCCACGACCGCCTCAATGTCGTGCTCGACGCGGTCAACTTGCGCTACGGTCGCAACAGTCTGTATTTCGGCGGCGCGCACCAGGCGTTATTCGCCGCGCCGATGCGCATTGCCTTCCAGCACATTCCCGACATGGAAGTCGAAGCCGACTAA
- a CDS encoding response regulator — protein MSEKTKVLVVDDEEIIHRSYARILAGGNCNVEVAWNGKDALQAMKQRAVDVVLLDMRMPEMDGMAVLKAIKTQWPEIEVVVITGNPSIESAKEAVALGAYDYLAKPVGPDDIIQATNRAMTHKKWALHCEAQSQSTAIH, from the coding sequence ATGAGCGAGAAAACCAAAGTCCTGGTGGTTGATGACGAAGAAATCATTCACCGCAGTTACGCCAGGATTTTGGCTGGCGGCAACTGCAATGTCGAAGTAGCCTGGAATGGCAAGGATGCCTTGCAGGCGATGAAGCAACGCGCGGTTGATGTCGTCTTGCTCGATATGCGCATGCCGGAAATGGATGGCATGGCCGTCCTCAAGGCGATCAAGACGCAGTGGCCCGAGATCGAAGTCGTCGTGATCACCGGTAATCCCAGCATTGAATCCGCCAAGGAGGCGGTGGCTCTGGGTGCCTACGACTATCTCGCCAAGCCGGTCGGCCCGGACGACATCATCCAGGCAACCAACCGCGCAATGACGCACAAGAAGTGGGCATTGCACTGTGAGGCGCAGAGTCAGAGCACTGCCATACATTAG
- a CDS encoding response regulator, whose translation MNKLPRILVVDDDPVVAKSIDRVLTAKGFAVINAQSGEDALQKLKNETYDVVFTDIKMPGISGIEVAERIKASQPWLPVVIVTGYSSLENQSRAKAAGVSGFLNKPLSPEMIERSASKALEEHRQPAAEPMTEAVASEAVTAPAATAAPVKESRIKNLALFLVAPIIGLAYALAMPFVAIGAIAWIAMKGKKKG comes from the coding sequence GTGAACAAGCTACCCAGAATCCTGGTTGTCGATGACGACCCTGTCGTCGCAAAAAGTATCGATCGAGTTCTAACCGCCAAGGGCTTTGCGGTCATCAACGCCCAGAGCGGCGAGGATGCGCTGCAGAAACTCAAAAACGAGACCTACGATGTGGTGTTTACCGACATCAAGATGCCCGGCATCAGCGGCATTGAAGTCGCGGAACGGATCAAGGCCAGTCAGCCCTGGTTGCCAGTCGTGATCGTCACGGGTTACAGCTCCCTGGAGAATCAATCCAGGGCAAAGGCAGCCGGCGTATCAGGCTTCCTGAACAAGCCGTTGTCGCCGGAAATGATCGAGCGCAGTGCCAGCAAGGCATTGGAAGAGCATCGCCAGCCGGCCGCCGAACCCATGACGGAAGCGGTTGCCAGCGAAGCCGTCACAGCGCCCGCAGCGACGGCGGCACCGGTGAAAGAGAGCCGGATCAAGAATCTCGCGTTGTTCCTTGTCGCCCCGATCATCGGCCTCGCTTATGCCTTGGCGATGCCTTTCGTGGCAATCGGCGCGATTGCCTGGATCGCCATGAAGGGGAAGAAGAAGGGCTAG
- a CDS encoding carboxymuconolactone decarboxylase family protein, which produces MAKKNEPSAYLQLKKKYPEYLCAVEALGLAIQQAGPLGEAVTHLVQLGAAAAIRSEGAVHSHVRRALEAGVSSQEIHHALLSVTSTIGFPNVVAALSWADDVIGNEKSGKKRSGKKK; this is translated from the coding sequence ATGGCAAAAAAGAACGAGCCAAGTGCATATTTACAGCTCAAGAAAAAATATCCGGAATACTTGTGCGCCGTTGAGGCATTAGGACTAGCAATACAACAAGCTGGTCCGCTCGGAGAAGCAGTCACGCATCTGGTTCAGTTAGGTGCGGCAGCGGCTATCCGCTCCGAAGGTGCAGTACACAGCCATGTAAGGCGGGCGCTGGAGGCAGGCGTCAGTTCACAGGAAATTCACCATGCCCTGCTTTCAGTAACAAGCACCATAGGTTTTCCTAACGTTGTGGCGGCATTGAGCTGGGCAGATGATGTAATAGGCAATGAGAAATCTGGCAAGAAACGTTCTGGCAAAAAGAAGTAG
- a CDS encoding PhoH family protein: MNAKRHTKSSDRNNSATKLFVLDTNVLMHDPTSLFRFEEHDIFIPMKTLEELDDNKKGMSEVARNARQASRMLDEIVSGGEDGIAAGIDLLKPSHELASGRLFLQTEAMNGTLPDSLPTSRADNQILAVVMFLQGKFAKRPVILVSKDINMRIKARALGLAAQDYFNDKVLEDTDLLYTGSLALPADFWETHGQNMKSWKQDNKTLYQIQGPLVPSLLVNQFVYLDADKERPFLANVRARDGKTAVLSTLVDYSHHKNAVWGITARNREQNFALNLLMDPDIDFVTLLGQAGTGKTLLTLAASLTQTLETKRFSEIIITRVTVPVGEDIGFLPGTEEEKMTPWMGALEDNLDVLNKPADEPGQGGAYGGDWGRAATMDLIRSRIKVKSLNFMRGRTFINKFLIIDEAQNLTPKQMKTLITRAGPGTKVVCLGNISQIDTPYLTEGSSGLTYVVDRFKDWPHSGHITLQRGERSRLADHAGEVL; the protein is encoded by the coding sequence ATGAACGCAAAGCGCCACACCAAGTCCAGCGACCGCAACAACAGCGCCACCAAGCTCTTCGTGCTCGATACCAACGTTCTCATGCACGACCCGACCAGCCTGTTTCGCTTCGAGGAGCACGATATCTTCATACCAATGAAGACGCTCGAAGAACTCGATGACAACAAGAAAGGCATGTCGGAAGTCGCGCGCAATGCGCGCCAGGCCAGTCGCATGCTTGATGAAATCGTCAGCGGCGGCGAGGACGGCATTGCCGCCGGCATCGATTTGCTGAAACCATCGCACGAACTGGCCAGCGGCCGCCTGTTCCTGCAGACCGAAGCCATGAATGGCACGCTGCCGGACTCCCTGCCCACTTCGCGCGCCGACAACCAGATCCTCGCCGTGGTGATGTTCCTGCAGGGCAAATTCGCCAAGCGGCCGGTGATCCTGGTGTCGAAAGACATCAACATGCGCATCAAGGCGCGTGCGCTGGGTCTCGCGGCACAGGACTACTTCAACGACAAGGTGCTCGAAGACACCGATCTGCTCTATACCGGATCACTGGCGCTGCCTGCAGATTTCTGGGAGACCCACGGCCAGAACATGAAGTCATGGAAGCAGGACAACAAGACGCTGTACCAGATACAGGGGCCGCTGGTGCCAAGTCTGCTGGTCAACCAGTTTGTTTATCTCGATGCCGACAAGGAGCGCCCTTTCCTCGCCAATGTGCGCGCACGCGACGGCAAGACCGCAGTGTTGTCCACCTTGGTTGATTACAGCCATCACAAGAACGCCGTGTGGGGCATCACCGCGCGCAACCGTGAACAGAATTTCGCGCTCAACCTGCTGATGGATCCGGACATCGACTTCGTCACCCTGCTCGGCCAGGCCGGCACCGGCAAAACGCTGCTTACGCTCGCTGCAAGCCTGACGCAGACGCTGGAAACGAAGCGCTTTTCCGAGATCATCATCACCCGCGTCACCGTGCCGGTGGGCGAAGACATCGGCTTCCTGCCCGGCACCGAAGAGGAAAAGATGACACCGTGGATGGGCGCCCTCGAAGACAACCTCGACGTGCTCAACAAGCCGGCCGACGAACCCGGCCAGGGCGGTGCCTACGGCGGCGACTGGGGCCGCGCCGCGACCATGGACCTGATCCGCAGCCGCATCAAGGTCAAATCGCTCAACTTCATGCGCGGCCGCACCTTCATCAACAAGTTCCTGATCATCGACGAGGCACAGAACCTGACGCCGAAGCAGATGAAGACGCTGATCACGCGCGCCGGTCCCGGCACCAAGGTGGTCTGTCTCGGCAACATCTCGCAGATCGATACGCCCTACCTCACCGAGGGCAGTTCGGGCCTGACCTACGTCGTTGACCGCTTCAAGGACTGGCCCCACAGCGGCCACATCACCCTGCAACGCGGCGAACGCTCACGTCTGGCCGATCACGCCGGCGAAGTGCTGTAA
- a CDS encoding MFS transporter: MTLLPDAPSVESLRAKLGKSYAWVVLLVISGGGIASVLTSTSFTVAIPAVMREFGVGHDVVQLGMSAYVAAMTIAMLPAVWMFERFGMRRCFLASMSFMLVVSAIGSFSTSFGFMVAIRMAQGAAAGMMVPMGPIIVMRLFPPELQGRAWGVIGFAVVLAPTVAPAMGGFLVDAHGWQSIFWINIPFCIIVLIVAYFLLPLTAPRTERGPDWRGLVLLGTASLAVIVAATLLHKAGPLSWQVLSSAGLSVLAVGCFRLHARRIEHPIISLGIFRYRRVVMGAIVAFAYGVGMYGSTYLVPLFLQSVLGYSATDAGLALLPAGLVQAIMMLVGGWWVDHGSPRLICAFGLILFGAAFLALWIFASSINYHAVVIATGVSRIGLGVLLPAINLGALRGLKSSVMGQATVFLQYLRQLGGMLGVASIAVYVEWRSHQLAPAGDATLTAFAEGFLMIAIAFGISVFAASNMREDS; the protein is encoded by the coding sequence ATGACTCTCTTGCCTGATGCTCCCAGCGTCGAGTCATTGCGCGCAAAACTGGGCAAATCTTATGCGTGGGTAGTATTGCTGGTCATCTCCGGCGGCGGCATCGCCTCGGTACTGACCTCGACCAGTTTCACGGTGGCGATACCGGCCGTGATGCGCGAATTCGGCGTCGGCCACGATGTGGTGCAACTCGGCATGAGCGCCTACGTGGCGGCAATGACCATTGCCATGCTGCCGGCGGTGTGGATGTTCGAGCGCTTCGGCATGCGCCGCTGCTTCCTGGCTTCGATGAGCTTCATGCTGGTCGTCAGCGCCATCGGATCGTTCAGTACGTCCTTCGGCTTCATGGTCGCCATCCGCATGGCACAGGGCGCCGCAGCCGGGATGATGGTGCCTATGGGCCCCATCATCGTGATGCGTCTGTTCCCGCCGGAACTGCAAGGGCGCGCCTGGGGAGTGATCGGTTTTGCCGTGGTGCTGGCGCCGACGGTGGCACCGGCGATGGGCGGCTTTCTCGTCGATGCCCACGGCTGGCAGTCGATTTTCTGGATCAATATTCCATTCTGCATCATCGTCCTGATTGTCGCGTATTTCCTGCTGCCGCTGACAGCCCCGCGCACCGAACGCGGCCCCGACTGGCGTGGCCTTGTCCTGCTGGGCACCGCTTCGCTCGCCGTCATCGTCGCCGCGACCCTGCTGCACAAAGCCGGCCCCCTGTCGTGGCAGGTGTTGTCGAGCGCGGGATTGAGCGTGCTGGCCGTCGGATGTTTCCGGTTACATGCACGGCGCATCGAGCACCCCATCATTTCGCTCGGCATTTTCCGCTACCGCCGCGTCGTCATGGGTGCGATCGTTGCATTCGCCTATGGCGTAGGAATGTACGGCTCGACCTATCTGGTGCCGCTGTTTCTGCAAAGCGTACTCGGCTATTCAGCCACCGATGCCGGACTGGCGCTGCTCCCCGCCGGACTGGTTCAGGCCATCATGATGCTGGTCGGCGGCTGGTGGGTCGATCACGGTTCGCCACGCCTGATCTGCGCCTTCGGCTTGATCCTGTTCGGCGCGGCGTTCCTCGCGTTATGGATATTTGCATCCTCGATCAATTACCACGCTGTCGTCATTGCCACCGGGGTCAGCCGTATCGGTCTCGGCGTATTGTTGCCGGCGATCAACCTTGGCGCCTTGCGCGGTTTGAAAAGCAGCGTCATGGGCCAGGCCACGGTGTTCCTGCAATACCTGCGTCAGCTCGGCGGCATGCTCGGCGTGGCGAGCATCGCCGTATATGTCGAATGGCGCAGCCATCAACTGGCGCCGGCAGGTGATGCGACCCTGACGGCTTTTGCCGAGGGTTTTCTGATGATTGCCATTGCCTTCGGCATCTCGGTCTTTGCTGCCAGCAACATGCGCGAGGACTCGTGA
- a CDS encoding peroxiredoxin yields the protein MSDKRVANFTALATSTAPGGQSISLASLKGRKIVLYFYPKDSTPGCTTEAQQFRDLHAEFVKAGAVILGVSRDSIKSHENFKAKMGLPFDLLSDTDEALCTQFGVIKMKNMYGKQVRGIERSTFLIDKNGVIVCEWRGLKADGHASEVLQAVLELS from the coding sequence ATGTCTGACAAAAGGGTTGCCAACTTCACCGCATTAGCCACCAGCACCGCCCCGGGCGGCCAATCGATCTCGCTCGCCAGCCTCAAAGGCAGGAAAATCGTGCTGTACTTCTACCCCAAGGACAGCACACCAGGCTGCACCACCGAAGCCCAGCAGTTCCGCGACCTGCACGCGGAATTCGTCAAGGCCGGCGCGGTGATACTCGGCGTTTCGCGCGACAGTATCAAGTCGCATGAAAACTTCAAGGCCAAAATGGGTCTGCCTTTCGATCTGCTGTCGGATACCGACGAAGCGCTATGCACCCAGTTTGGCGTGATCAAAATGAAGAACATGTACGGCAAGCAAGTCAGGGGGATTGAGCGGTCCACGTTCCTGATAGATAAAAACGGAGTGATTGTCTGCGAATGGCGCGGGCTCAAGGCCGATGGACATGCCAGTGAGGTGCTGCAAGCGGTACTCGAACTTTCCTGA
- the ppk1 gene encoding polyphosphate kinase 1, with translation MSVPGAIASATKRPFINRELSLLTFNRRVLAQAADENVPLLERLRFLCIVSSNLDEFFEIRVAGLKEQIKLDSRITDNDGLEPKEVLRRVALQAQALIAEQYALLNDNILPALRKEGVVFFHRGEWTPEQQKWIHAFFVREVMPVLTPIGLDPAHPFPRVLNKSLNFAIELEGKDAFGRSGAAAIVQAPRSLPRVIRLPGELSGVAHGFAFLSSIMHQHVNKLFAGMNVVGCYPFRATRNSDLFVDDEEIKNLRIALQGELPQRHLGDAVRLEVAESCPDVMANFLLTQFGLGREDLYRTPGIVNLVRLFSVPDQIDLPRLKYPQFVPAMPKVMTKRADIFSCIRKQEILLHHPFQSFTPVINLLQQAADDPDVVGIKMTVYRTGTDSVLMEHLLRAAQKGKEVTVVIELMARFDEEANLDIANRLEEVGAHVVYGVFGYKTHAKMVMVLRKEDGKFRRYVHLGTGNYHQRTTRLYTDFGLMTCNPDIGEDVNEVFKQLTGLGKAGALHHLWQAPFSLQANTLAAIHAETALAKAGKPARIIAKMNALLERQVIEALYEASQAGVSIDLIIRGMCALRPGIKGLSENIRVRSIVGRFLEHSRIFYFHADGNENIYLSSADWMERNFFRRIEVAFPILDPKLKRRVIKEGLQPYLADNSNSWEMDSDGGYRLQAKRRPRNCAQEILLADLSSS, from the coding sequence ATGAGTGTTCCCGGCGCTATCGCCTCCGCTACAAAACGCCCCTTCATCAATCGCGAACTTTCGCTGCTCACTTTCAATCGCCGCGTATTGGCTCAGGCCGCCGACGAAAATGTGCCGTTGCTGGAACGGTTGCGTTTTCTCTGCATCGTGTCGAGCAATCTCGATGAGTTTTTCGAGATTCGCGTCGCTGGCCTGAAGGAACAGATCAAGCTTGACAGCCGCATCACCGACAACGACGGACTCGAGCCAAAGGAAGTATTGCGCCGCGTAGCATTACAGGCTCAGGCCCTGATCGCAGAACAATACGCACTGCTGAACGACAACATTCTGCCCGCGCTGCGCAAGGAAGGCGTAGTGTTTTTCCATCGCGGCGAATGGACGCCGGAACAGCAGAAGTGGATTCACGCTTTTTTTGTCAGGGAAGTAATGCCGGTGCTGACGCCGATCGGGCTCGACCCGGCACATCCTTTTCCGCGGGTGCTTAATAAAAGCCTCAACTTCGCCATCGAGCTTGAGGGCAAGGATGCATTCGGCCGCAGCGGCGCGGCGGCCATCGTACAGGCGCCGCGTTCCTTGCCGCGCGTGATCCGACTGCCTGGAGAACTCAGTGGCGTAGCCCACGGTTTTGCCTTCCTCTCGTCGATCATGCACCAACATGTGAACAAGCTGTTCGCGGGTATGAATGTCGTCGGCTGCTACCCATTTCGTGCCACGCGCAATTCCGACCTGTTCGTCGATGACGAGGAAATCAAAAATCTGCGCATTGCATTACAGGGTGAACTGCCGCAACGCCATCTCGGCGATGCTGTACGTCTTGAGGTGGCGGAGAGTTGTCCGGATGTCATGGCCAACTTCCTGCTCACGCAGTTCGGGCTTGGCCGGGAGGATCTGTATCGCACACCGGGTATCGTCAATCTGGTACGCCTGTTCTCGGTGCCCGACCAGATCGATCTGCCGCGCCTGAAATACCCCCAGTTCGTGCCAGCCATGCCCAAGGTGATGACCAAGCGCGCCGATATCTTCTCCTGCATCCGCAAGCAGGAAATTCTGCTCCACCACCCTTTCCAATCCTTCACGCCGGTGATCAACCTGCTGCAGCAGGCGGCGGACGATCCCGACGTGGTCGGCATCAAGATGACGGTCTATCGCACCGGTACCGACTCGGTATTGATGGAACATCTGCTGCGCGCGGCGCAGAAGGGAAAAGAAGTCACGGTCGTTATCGAACTCATGGCGCGCTTCGACGAAGAGGCCAATCTCGATATCGCCAATCGTCTCGAAGAAGTTGGCGCACATGTAGTGTATGGCGTGTTCGGCTACAAGACCCACGCCAAGATGGTAATGGTGTTACGCAAGGAAGACGGCAAGTTCCGCCGCTATGTGCATCTCGGCACCGGCAACTACCATCAGCGCACGACGCGCCTCTATACCGATTTCGGCCTCATGACCTGCAACCCCGACATCGGCGAAGACGTGAATGAAGTCTTCAAACAATTAACGGGTCTGGGCAAGGCCGGTGCCCTGCACCATCTGTGGCAGGCGCCGTTCTCGCTGCAGGCCAACACGCTCGCCGCCATCCATGCCGAGACCGCCCTGGCCAAGGCGGGGAAACCGGCGCGCATCATCGCCAAGATGAATGCCCTGCTCGAACGCCAGGTGATCGAAGCGCTCTACGAAGCCTCGCAAGCTGGCGTCAGCATTGATCTCATCATCCGCGGCATGTGCGCCCTGCGTCCGGGAATCAAGGGCCTGTCGGAAAATATCCGGGTGCGCTCTATCGTCGGCCGCTTTCTCGAACATAGCCGCATTTTCTATTTTCATGCCGATGGCAATGAAAACATCTACCTGTCCAGCGCCGACTGGATGGAGCGCAATTTCTTCCGTCGCATCGAGGTTGCGTTCCCGATTCTCGACCCCAAGCTCAAGCGCCGCGTGATTAAGGAAGGCCTGCAACCCTATCTCGCCGACAACAGCAATTCCTGGGAAATGGACAGCGACGGCGGCTACCGTCTCCAGGCGAAACGGCGCCCACGCAACTGCGCACAGGAAATCCTGCTTGCCGACCTCAGCAGCAGTTGA
- the ppx gene encoding exopolyphosphatase, translating to MAYDLIAAVDLGSNSFRLQVGRIVGNQIYPLDSLKDPVRLAAGLKDDKQLDAASQTRGLEAIARYGERLRGFAPGAVRAVATNTLRVAKNATQFLLRAEEALGFPIEVIAGREEARLIYLGVAHSLPNPRRQSLVVDIGGGSTEFIIGSSFQPTQLESLYMGCVSYTLRFFPEGNVDKRQMKEAELAARRELQSIGQTYRDTGWEQAVGSSGSAKAICDLLELNGFSESGITCEGLDHLRSLLLVAGNAGNLTLEGMRPDRIPVLAGGIAIMSAVFREFELEHMAFSDGALRLGVLYDLLGRYHHEDLREATVEQFMQRYGIDRRQAARVAQTAAALLEQMLPVDATQDDPDSQVLLWASCLHEIGISVAHTSYHKHSAYILANADMPGFSRRDQARLSRLVLGHRGKLERLQDVMQETEEWLLVFCLRIAALLHRSRNDDQQPVVEASRSGRGFQLVFDAGWLDESPLTAAALTEEQQQWEALGISLRIKERAAASAAKTRSN from the coding sequence ATGGCCTACGATCTGATCGCCGCCGTTGACCTGGGTTCCAACAGCTTCCGGCTGCAGGTCGGTCGAATTGTCGGCAACCAGATATATCCACTTGATTCGCTCAAGGATCCGGTTCGTCTTGCCGCCGGCCTCAAGGATGACAAACAACTCGATGCCGCTTCCCAGACGCGCGGCCTTGAGGCCATTGCCCGCTATGGCGAACGCCTGCGCGGCTTTGCGCCCGGCGCGGTGCGCGCTGTAGCCACCAATACGCTGCGCGTAGCCAAAAATGCCACGCAGTTTTTGCTCCGCGCGGAAGAGGCGCTTGGTTTCCCGATTGAAGTCATCGCCGGGCGCGAGGAAGCGCGCCTGATCTACCTCGGCGTCGCGCACAGCCTGCCCAATCCCCGACGGCAAAGCCTTGTTGTTGATATCGGCGGCGGTTCCACGGAATTCATTATCGGAAGCAGCTTTCAGCCCACTCAACTGGAATCACTTTACATGGGCTGTGTCAGCTACACCTTGCGCTTCTTTCCTGAAGGCAATGTTGACAAGCGCCAGATGAAGGAAGCCGAACTTGCCGCGCGCCGCGAACTGCAATCCATCGGGCAGACTTATCGCGACACCGGCTGGGAACAGGCGGTCGGTTCCTCCGGCTCAGCCAAGGCCATCTGTGACCTGCTTGAGTTGAACGGATTTTCCGAAAGCGGCATTACGTGTGAGGGACTCGATCATTTGCGCAGCCTGCTGCTTGTCGCGGGCAATGCGGGGAACTTGACGCTGGAGGGGATGCGCCCGGACCGAATTCCGGTGCTGGCCGGCGGCATCGCCATCATGTCCGCCGTGTTTCGCGAGTTCGAGCTCGAACACATGGCGTTCTCCGATGGCGCACTGCGTCTCGGCGTACTCTACGACCTGCTCGGGCGCTATCACCATGAAGACCTGCGCGAGGCGACTGTCGAACAGTTCATGCAGCGCTATGGCATCGACCGGCGTCAGGCCGCGCGTGTTGCGCAAACCGCCGCAGCTTTGCTAGAGCAAATGCTGCCCGTCGACGCAACGCAGGATGATCCCGATTCGCAGGTATTGCTCTGGGCATCGTGCCTGCATGAGATTGGAATTTCCGTTGCCCACACCAGCTACCACAAGCACAGCGCCTACATTCTCGCCAATGCCGACATGCCTGGTTTTTCCAGACGCGATCAGGCGCGGCTGTCGCGTTTGGTACTCGGTCATCGCGGCAAGCTGGAGCGTTTGCAAGACGTGATGCAGGAGACCGAAGAGTGGTTGCTGGTTTTCTGCCTGCGCATTGCGGCGCTATTACACCGCTCTCGCAATGATGATCAGCAGCCCGTCGTCGAAGCCAGCAGGAGCGGTCGCGGTTTTCAGTTGGTGTTTGACGCTGGCTGGCTTGACGAGTCACCGCTCACGGCGGCCGCTTTGACAGAAGAGCAGCAACAGTGGGAAGCCTTGGGCATCTCGCTGCGAATCAAGGAACGCGCCGCAGCCAGTGCTGCAAAAACACGATCCAATTAA